The Niallia alba genome includes a window with the following:
- a CDS encoding EcsC family protein, which translates to MSDNQLTESKVGKLLDWAYEKSINGIPGTDTAYELAENFMAKHDSTDNAINSLVRWQNTKSVTSGFLTGLGGLITLPVAIPANIASVTYVQMRMIAAIAHMRGYDLKDDQVKTFVFVCLTGQSASDILKQAGIKAGTALTKQAIKKIPGEIIKSINKAVGFRLVTKFGEKGVVNLGKAVPLIGGFIGGTVDGIGTNIIGKTAKKVFI; encoded by the coding sequence ATGTCAGATAATCAATTAACAGAGAGTAAAGTGGGTAAATTGTTGGATTGGGCTTATGAAAAGTCTATAAATGGAATACCAGGAACGGATACAGCTTATGAATTAGCCGAGAATTTTATGGCGAAACACGATTCCACAGATAATGCTATTAACAGTCTAGTTCGCTGGCAGAATACTAAATCCGTAACGAGTGGATTTTTAACAGGTTTAGGGGGATTGATTACTTTACCAGTAGCGATACCAGCCAATATAGCTTCTGTCACTTATGTACAAATGAGAATGATTGCAGCGATTGCACATATGAGAGGATATGATTTAAAAGATGACCAAGTAAAAACATTCGTCTTTGTATGTTTAACAGGTCAGTCAGCCTCAGATATTTTAAAACAGGCTGGAATTAAAGCAGGAACTGCACTTACCAAACAAGCTATCAAGAAAATACCCGGGGAAATTATTAAATCAATAAATAAAGCAGTTGGTTTTAGACTAGTCACTAAGTTCGGAGAAAAAGGTGTTGTTAACCTTGGTAAAGCTGTACCTCTAATAGGTGGTTTTATTGGAGGAACTGTAGATGGAATTGGGACAAATATTATTGGGAAAACAGCTAAGAAAGTATTTATTTAA
- a CDS encoding DUF960 family protein, which translates to MAEQRKQRYVTKAINEELNIEIQVLLWELLDSIEVKRKDKMDYLQVFEIVNQGDNIKIINRQEQPTMTEELMIMKQGSMNIEDTIVWIIDDLEYRTMLFPKDY; encoded by the coding sequence ATGGCTGAACAAAGAAAGCAGCGGTATGTTACGAAAGCGATTAATGAGGAACTAAATATAGAAATACAAGTCCTTCTGTGGGAGCTGTTGGACTCAATTGAAGTTAAAAGGAAAGATAAAATGGATTATTTGCAGGTTTTTGAAATTGTTAATCAAGGTGATAATATAAAAATAATTAATCGACAGGAACAGCCCACCATGACGGAAGAGTTAATGATAATGAAACAAGGTTCAATGAATATTGAGGATACTATTGTGTGGATTATTGATGATCTTGAATATCGTACAATGTTGTTTCCGAAGGATTATTAA
- a CDS encoding helix-turn-helix domain-containing protein, producing MQKKLTVKIKELTEKHNISIRELSRLTDIRHATLSELANEKRQNINFGHIERIAEAFDIEDIREIIDFKNSKNN from the coding sequence ATGCAAAAGAAATTGACCGTTAAAATAAAAGAACTAACTGAAAAGCACAATATTTCTATTCGTGAATTATCACGACTAACAGATATCCGTCATGCTACGCTAAGTGAACTTGCAAATGAAAAACGTCAAAATATCAATTTCGGTCATATTGAAAGAATTGCTGAAGCCTTTGACATTGAAGATATTAGAGAAATTATCGACTTTAAAAATAGTAAAAATAATTAA
- a CDS encoding VOC family protein: protein MFKVGSIFIPVTDIEKSTDWYVKFLGVKIIDSWGDGAGFYLPTGSTQLSLVKVKSPQPTEFITEGDQKNSYFNFVVDDIESAHQHFKNNGIVTTEIDDFGGMKFFDFFDLDGNPFSVVNEVDGSPYHSDNVRKMQERDKKNK, encoded by the coding sequence GAAAAATCTACAGATTGGTATGTAAAGTTTCTTGGTGTAAAGATAATCGATAGTTGGGGAGATGGTGCTGGCTTTTATTTACCAACTGGGTCAACACAATTATCCTTAGTAAAAGTTAAATCCCCGCAACCCACTGAGTTTATTACCGAGGGTGACCAGAAGAATTCCTATTTTAATTTTGTCGTTGATGATATTGAATCTGCACATCAACATTTTAAAAATAATGGCATAGTTACTACTGAAATCGATGATTTTGGTGGAATGAAATTTTTTGATTTCTTTGACTTGGACGGTAATCCATTTAGTGTAGTTAATGAAGTTGATGGTTCTCCTTACCACTCAGATAATGTTAGAAAAATGCAAGAAAGAGATAAAAAGAATAAATAA
- a CDS encoding TIR domain-containing protein, with protein MGINETNLKRITEKDIQLQKKLTDARKKRDLKADKILKLSGKRSITKMDIQKIGQYNKELLKQDKDITSLVEQIRKNTESMNRYKGRLAKEQEKQFKTMLKSMESQANTNLEYLNSYSEMSEKLNELSLDIKHSVKDKEIIEFDVFLSHSSLDKDIFVSELSENLSNKGLKVFEDVKVFKIGQSQTDMMNMGILNSRFVVIFLSKNFIDSGWSQYEFKSFLNREINEKRVIILPIWHEVSVDDVRQYNPYIVDKYAFNTSKQTLDEMVNQIHQVVLDSLD; from the coding sequence ATGGGGATAAATGAAACTAACTTAAAAAGGATTACAGAAAAGGATATTCAACTTCAAAAGAAATTGACAGATGCTAGAAAGAAAAGGGATTTAAAAGCCGATAAGATACTAAAACTTTCAGGTAAGAGAAGTATAACGAAAATGGACATTCAAAAAATAGGTCAATATAATAAAGAATTACTAAAACAAGATAAAGATATTACATCGCTTGTTGAACAAATACGTAAAAATACTGAAAGTATGAACAGGTATAAAGGTCGGCTAGCAAAAGAGCAGGAAAAGCAATTTAAAACCATGCTAAAATCAATGGAATCACAAGCGAATACAAATTTAGAGTATTTAAACAGTTATTCTGAGATGTCGGAAAAATTAAATGAACTTTCATTAGATATTAAGCATTCAGTTAAGGATAAAGAAATAATAGAGTTTGATGTATTCCTATCACATTCTAGCCTCGATAAAGATATTTTTGTTTCGGAGTTATCGGAGAATCTTAGTAATAAAGGATTGAAAGTTTTTGAAGATGTCAAGGTATTTAAAATAGGACAGAGTCAAACGGATATGATGAATATGGGGATATTAAATTCGAGGTTTGTTGTAATTTTCTTATCCAAAAACTTTATTGATAGCGGTTGGTCGCAATATGAATTTAAAAGCTTTTTAAATAGAGAAATCAATGAGAAAAGAGTCATTATTCTTCCAATTTGGCATGAAGTTTCTGTAGATGATGTTAGACAATACAATCCTTATATAGTCGACAAATATGCGTTTAATACAAGTAAGCAGACATTAGACGAAATGGTGAATCAAATTCATCAAGTTGTATTAGATTCATTAGATTAA
- a CDS encoding recombinase family protein: MQMLKNDQLQEVRISIYTRNTSTEQPEGRRRYRDIQVLKEKYERMGYKIQGIYSEIGCYNPKRRPELMRLFLDAFLGKIDVVLVWDLFSLTSNPTDLLNIHRFLAQYNVELCSATEPFDTSTPDSMLHFQWMAELLEHEHLACKRDISLSSLARLIMTKGACMKGDESSAEPCIESIRPA, translated from the coding sequence ATGCAAATGCTGAAAAATGACCAATTGCAAGAGGTTAGAATTTCTATCTATACTCGGAACACATCCACTGAACAACCAGAAGGTCGCAGACGCTATCGTGACATCCAAGTATTAAAAGAAAAGTATGAAAGAATGGGATATAAAATCCAAGGAATATACTCTGAAATTGGATGTTATAATCCAAAAAGAAGACCTGAACTAATGCGATTATTTTTGGATGCATTTTTAGGGAAAATTGATGTGGTGTTAGTGTGGGATTTATTTAGTTTAACTTCAAACCCGACAGATTTATTAAATATTCATCGATTTCTAGCTCAATATAATGTGGAGTTGTGTTCAGCTACGGAACCATTTGACACCTCAACACCGGATAGTATGTTGCATTTCCAATGGATGGCGGAATTACTTGAACACGAGCATCTTGCGTGTAAAAGAGATATTTCATTATCTTCCCTGGCGAGGTTGATAATGACCAAAGGGGCATGCATGAAAGGAGATGAATCTAGTGCAGAGCCATGCATTGAATCTATACGACCAGCTTGA
- the radC gene encoding RadC family protein, producing MQSAKRINIVSLKLVKESSILYKERSVRSPEDGYQLMKLFLEDKDREHFIVASLDTKNQPVSINICHIGSLNASIVHPREVMKSAILSSAASIIIGHNHPSGKVEPSKEDIEVTKRLVEAGKIIGIDVLDHIIVGDETFISLKEKGII from the coding sequence ATGCAATCAGCAAAACGAATTAACATTGTATCATTAAAATTGGTAAAAGAATCAAGCATACTATACAAAGAACGATCTGTAAGGTCACCAGAAGATGGTTATCAATTAATGAAGTTATTCTTAGAAGACAAAGACCGTGAGCATTTTATCGTAGCTTCACTTGATACTAAAAACCAGCCAGTATCAATTAATATCTGCCATATTGGGAGCTTAAACGCCAGCATCGTTCATCCTAGGGAGGTTATGAAGTCAGCAATTTTATCCTCAGCAGCAAGTATAATCATTGGTCATAATCATCCATCGGGAAAGGTAGAACCAAGCAAAGAAGATATAGAGGTGACTAAAAGACTAGTAGAAGCAGGAAAAATTATTGGCATAGATGTTCTTGACCACATAATCGTTGGCGATGAAACCTTTATCTCATTAAAAGAGAAAGGCATAATCTGA
- a CDS encoding DUF1643 domain-containing protein: protein MKTIKSTLKTEVTYDDEMKNKYLIRKEWDKNKKKALVIMKNAGQADEIVQDQTTMYVINNLSKLEYGVVDIVNLFPSTEGDETKESVIENLKCIQEAIPRVDDVIIAVGKGVETNKKAIERIKMILAILLDKKANILQIEANFGRKGFHPLYPAVKHQWKLVPYDVSHNEK from the coding sequence GTGAAAACAATAAAAAGCACGTTAAAAACAGAAGTCACTTATGATGATGAAATGAAAAACAAGTATCTTATTAGGAAAGAGTGGGACAAGAATAAGAAAAAGGCTCTAGTCATCATGAAAAACGCAGGTCAGGCAGATGAAATTGTGCAAGACCAAACAACGATGTATGTCATTAATAACCTTTCTAAGTTGGAATACGGTGTCGTCGATATTGTAAATCTATTTCCATCTACAGAAGGAGATGAAACCAAAGAGTCTGTTATTGAAAATTTGAAGTGTATTCAAGAAGCCATCCCAAGAGTAGATGATGTCATTATTGCGGTGGGAAAGGGTGTAGAGACAAACAAGAAGGCTATTGAACGGATAAAAATGATTTTAGCCATATTGCTAGATAAGAAGGCAAACATTCTTCAAATAGAAGCGAATTTTGGTCGGAAAGGTTTCCATCCTCTCTATCCTGCTGTGAAACATCAGTGGAAGTTAGTACCGTATGACGTTAGCCATAATGAGAAATAA
- a CDS encoding recombinase family protein, with protein sequence MQSHALNLYDQLDYSNQAGTQKRASIYARVSTVEQAEEGYSIDEQINVIRQWCEREGYVVYKEYVDRGISGKNIKGRPAIQELLHDANQKCFDVVLVWKMNRLSRKSIDLLTIVERLQNKGIGFRSYTERYETETPSGRLQFQMMAAIAEFERANIAENVKMGMLARAREGSWNGGQVLGYDVVSTPSDNRKRKISKLVINDKEAQTVRRIFELYTGGHGYKAIANKVNKEGHRSKKGNSFSINAIRTILTNPIYVGFIRYNVRQDWSEKRRNNINPNPVIEKGQHDPIISEETWEKAQAILKNRSKTPNRVHSGEYPLTGVMKCPACGAGMVLGRTTNRNKDGSKRVLEYYVCGAWKNKGTAVCRSNGIRTEYADKYVLNKIGRLANSDNLIRDVVTRINGGLKEKESPLRKEYEVLKKSLSENQSKKDKVLGLYEDGVIEKVDLVERLEKLNDEKKLMQERLSPLELQLSGQNHINVDYGLVKEVMSNFAANYRNTISTEQKKRLLHLLIREIKIGESREIDSIQIQLNNEVVRHFTKKGEEKSSTEDDFSSPFSILIDL encoded by the coding sequence GTGCAGAGCCATGCATTGAATCTATACGACCAGCTTGACTATAGTAATCAAGCTGGAACACAGAAAAGAGCTTCTATATATGCTCGTGTTTCTACAGTAGAACAAGCTGAGGAAGGTTACAGTATTGATGAGCAGATAAACGTCATAAGACAATGGTGTGAGCGAGAGGGTTATGTTGTCTATAAAGAATACGTTGACCGAGGAATAAGCGGTAAAAACATTAAAGGTAGACCAGCTATTCAGGAACTTCTTCATGATGCTAATCAGAAATGTTTTGATGTTGTATTAGTGTGGAAAATGAATCGACTTTCAAGAAAAAGTATTGACCTTCTAACAATCGTAGAAAGATTGCAGAATAAAGGGATCGGCTTTCGCTCCTATACAGAACGGTATGAAACGGAAACTCCATCTGGAAGGTTACAATTTCAAATGATGGCTGCAATAGCCGAATTTGAACGTGCTAATATTGCTGAAAATGTCAAAATGGGTATGTTAGCACGAGCCCGAGAAGGTTCGTGGAATGGTGGACAAGTCCTTGGTTATGATGTAGTGAGTACCCCTAGTGATAATAGGAAAAGGAAAATATCCAAGCTAGTTATAAATGATAAAGAAGCCCAAACAGTTAGACGGATATTTGAGCTTTATACGGGAGGACACGGATATAAAGCAATAGCAAATAAGGTTAACAAAGAAGGACATCGCAGTAAAAAGGGAAATTCATTTTCTATTAATGCGATTAGGACTATACTTACAAATCCTATTTATGTAGGCTTCATTAGATATAACGTAAGACAAGATTGGAGTGAAAAAAGAAGAAACAATATCAATCCCAATCCTGTAATTGAAAAAGGGCAACATGATCCGATTATATCAGAAGAAACATGGGAAAAGGCACAAGCGATACTAAAGAATAGGAGTAAAACGCCTAATCGTGTTCACAGCGGAGAATATCCACTAACTGGTGTAATGAAATGTCCAGCATGTGGAGCAGGCATGGTATTGGGAAGAACCACTAACCGAAATAAGGATGGTAGTAAGCGTGTTCTTGAGTATTATGTTTGTGGTGCATGGAAAAACAAAGGAACAGCGGTTTGTCGCTCTAATGGAATTAGAACTGAGTATGCTGATAAATATGTGCTAAATAAAATTGGAAGGTTGGCTAACAGCGACAATTTGATTAGGGATGTGGTAACTAGGATTAATGGTGGATTGAAAGAGAAAGAATCCCCTTTGCGTAAAGAATATGAAGTATTAAAGAAATCCCTTAGTGAAAACCAATCTAAAAAGGACAAAGTTCTTGGGTTATATGAAGATGGTGTAATAGAAAAGGTTGATTTAGTTGAAAGACTAGAGAAGTTAAATGATGAAAAAAAGCTAATGCAAGAGCGATTGTCACCTTTAGAGCTGCAGCTATCAGGGCAGAATCATATAAACGTTGATTACGGATTGGTTAAGGAGGTGATGTCTAACTTTGCAGCAAACTATAGAAATACAATATCGACTGAACAAAAGAAACGATTATTGCACTTGCTCATACGAGAAATCAAAATTGGAGAAAGTCGAGAAATCGACTCAATTCAAATACAACTTAACAATGAAGTGGTTCGGCACTTCACAAAAAAAGGAGAAGAGAAATCGTCAACTGAAGATGATTTCTCTTCTCCTTTTTCTATTTTAATCGACTTATAG
- a CDS encoding type I restriction endonuclease subunit R, with translation MGYQPEAELEKNLHKQLVNQGYKAVKIANYDALLANFKQQLNLFNEHKLNGQPISDIEFKRILTLIEGKSIYDSAKILRDKLLVEREDGTQLYVELLNTKDWCKNLFQVTTQTTITGKYTNRYDVTILINGLPLVQIELKRRGLDFKEAFNQIQRYRRHTFTGLYRFLQIFVVSNGVDTKYFSNSDYDIQFGFTFFWSDEMNELITSLQDFSRAFLQPCHLAKMISRYMVINDTDKALMVMRPYQVYAVEALVKRATETKNNGFIWHTTGSGKTLTSFKAGQILADEESIKKVFFLVDRRDLDSQTIQEFNKFQKGSVDRTEKTDILIEQIKDPMRSFIVTTIDKMNNAVKNPKYTEVMAPYKQERVVFIIDECHRSQFGDMRKEIDRHFQNAQYFGFTGTPRFVENKSQDGRTTADLFEKCLHHYLIKDAIRDGNVLGFSVEYIRTFNANINEEDTTKVQAIDTDEVWHDERRLNLVADHILDNHIRRSKSKGYCAMFTVDSIPTLIKYYDIFKKKNQKLKIAGIYSYGQNEESDGTGEHSREALDRMIVDYNKLYNTDYSTETWDRYFSDVSKKVKHAQIDILLVVKMFLTGFDSKPLNTLYVDKNMVYHDLLQAYSRTNRVEKSTKPYGNVICYRNLKDNTDDAIKLFSRTDNVDTVLMASYEEYLKAFKEALRNLREIAVIPEEVDELEREEDKRKFIVAFKNVTKMLQRLQSFSDFEFDETELMISQQTYEDYKSKYFKVYEEFKRSEVSKESILHDIDFELELMHTDKINVSYILNLIASLNTENEKERDKEIRFIKQELDHASDPKLRLKIELIKGFLDKVAPTLAPDESVIDAYNRYEEEMSEQELSSFAKEVDIEDSVLREQVSTYEYSNLIEKNAIMDSLSGSFLKKNKAIKHITSFIRDFTDKYGA, from the coding sequence ATGGGGTATCAACCAGAAGCAGAACTAGAGAAAAATTTACATAAACAACTTGTAAATCAAGGATACAAAGCGGTTAAGATTGCGAACTATGACGCATTATTAGCCAATTTCAAGCAACAACTTAATTTATTCAACGAACATAAACTAAACGGTCAACCGATATCAGATATAGAATTTAAGAGAATCCTTACGTTAATCGAAGGAAAGAGCATTTATGATTCTGCAAAGATCTTACGCGATAAACTGTTAGTTGAACGTGAAGATGGTACGCAACTATACGTAGAGTTGCTAAACACAAAAGATTGGTGTAAGAACCTTTTTCAAGTCACGACACAAACAACAATAACTGGTAAATACACAAACCGCTATGACGTGACAATCCTTATTAACGGCTTACCACTCGTTCAAATAGAATTAAAAAGGCGTGGACTAGACTTTAAAGAAGCATTCAATCAAATCCAGCGTTATCGTCGTCACACATTTACTGGTTTGTATCGTTTCCTACAAATCTTTGTCGTAAGTAATGGGGTCGATACAAAATACTTTTCGAACTCTGATTACGACATTCAATTTGGCTTTACATTTTTCTGGTCCGATGAGATGAATGAATTGATTACAAGCTTACAGGACTTCAGTAGAGCTTTCTTACAACCGTGCCATCTAGCAAAAATGATTAGTCGTTACATGGTCATTAATGATACAGATAAAGCTTTAATGGTCATGCGCCCATATCAGGTTTATGCAGTAGAAGCACTTGTTAAGCGTGCAACGGAAACAAAGAACAATGGCTTCATTTGGCATACAACAGGGTCAGGGAAAACATTAACCTCTTTTAAAGCTGGACAAATCCTAGCAGACGAGGAAAGTATTAAAAAAGTATTTTTCCTTGTAGATCGTCGAGATCTAGATAGCCAAACGATTCAAGAATTTAATAAGTTTCAAAAAGGTTCCGTTGACCGAACAGAAAAGACAGACATACTTATTGAACAAATAAAAGATCCAATGAGGTCTTTTATAGTTACAACAATAGATAAAATGAATAATGCTGTAAAAAACCCTAAATATACAGAAGTGATGGCACCTTACAAACAGGAGCGTGTCGTCTTTATCATCGATGAGTGCCACCGTAGTCAATTTGGTGATATGCGCAAAGAGATTGATCGTCATTTCCAGAATGCTCAATACTTTGGATTTACAGGAACACCACGCTTTGTCGAGAATAAGAGCCAAGATGGACGTACAACTGCTGACCTTTTTGAGAAATGTTTACATCATTATCTCATCAAAGATGCAATTCGTGATGGTAATGTACTTGGCTTCTCTGTTGAATATATTCGTACGTTTAATGCTAATATCAATGAAGAAGATACTACAAAAGTACAAGCGATTGATACGGATGAAGTTTGGCATGATGAGCGACGTCTTAACCTTGTTGCAGACCATATATTAGATAATCATATTCGCCGTTCAAAGAGCAAAGGTTATTGTGCCATGTTTACAGTTGACTCAATTCCAACACTCATTAAGTACTATGATATCTTCAAAAAGAAGAACCAAAAATTAAAGATTGCTGGGATTTATTCATATGGACAAAATGAGGAAAGCGATGGTACTGGTGAGCATTCTCGTGAAGCATTAGACCGTATGATTGTGGACTATAACAAATTGTACAACACTGACTATTCAACAGAAACTTGGGATCGTTACTTTTCCGATGTTTCAAAGAAAGTAAAACATGCACAGATTGACATTTTACTTGTTGTGAAAATGTTCCTAACTGGTTTTGATAGTAAACCACTCAACACTTTATATGTAGATAAAAACATGGTGTATCATGACTTACTTCAAGCATATAGCCGTACCAATCGTGTTGAAAAATCAACAAAGCCATACGGTAACGTCATTTGCTATCGAAATTTAAAAGACAATACTGATGATGCAATTAAACTATTCTCTCGAACAGATAATGTTGATACGGTATTAATGGCTAGTTATGAAGAATACCTAAAAGCTTTTAAAGAAGCACTAAGAAATCTACGAGAAATTGCAGTAATCCCAGAAGAAGTAGACGAACTTGAACGTGAAGAAGATAAGCGAAAGTTCATCGTCGCATTTAAAAATGTAACAAAAATGCTCCAACGTTTACAGTCATTTTCTGATTTTGAGTTTGATGAAACAGAACTGATGATTTCACAACAAACATATGAAGATTACAAAAGCAAATACTTCAAAGTGTATGAAGAGTTTAAGCGTAGTGAAGTGTCAAAAGAGTCTATTCTTCATGACATAGACTTTGAATTAGAGCTTATGCATACAGACAAAATTAATGTCAGTTACATTTTAAATCTGATTGCAAGCCTTAACACAGAAAATGAAAAAGAACGTGACAAAGAGATTCGTTTCATCAAACAAGAATTAGACCATGCGTCTGATCCGAAGTTACGTCTTAAAATTGAATTGATTAAAGGTTTCTTAGATAAAGTTGCACCAACTTTAGCGCCTGATGAATCTGTCATCGATGCATACAATCGTTACGAGGAAGAAATGAGTGAGCAAGAGCTCTCATCATTTGCGAAAGAAGTAGATATCGAAGATAGTGTATTACGTGAACAAGTATCAACATATGAGTATTCCAACTTAATCGAAAAAAATGCGATTATGGATTCTTTATCAGGATCGTTCTTGAAGAAGAATAAAGCAATTAAACATATTACTTCGTTCATTCGTGACTTTACAGATAAATACGGTGCATAG
- a CDS encoding DUF927 domain-containing protein, whose translation MAIRKVRRPVKTVEKEPLPKRELEGEENKEIPMRQIQTEDVTEFPYKIEGENLMIWEANEKKYHPICKAVKINRISRNLETKDIDLEIAFWAYDRWETIAINRGELNKRDLKKLVSKGMDIIQDSQVSHVFSFLSKQEKQIKPANIHTGIGWDLVNGELVYKHFTIVGTSNQSTYAGELNIRPVGSYNDYKSLLIREAIGYAPLELAICLGISSLIIGMLNCAGVAELDTLWVHLPGRTTTGKTTAAMLYTSTAGSPSIKDKGGLVQSFNGTKNALSNSLIGNNGVPIAFDEFSMNDMSSEALSSFSYEVSQNRGRLRLSKESERKDPGSWSTTVMSTGENSIISRLNQNEGLRVRLFEFPRIQWTKNAENADRLKKGLLNNYGFIAPIIAKKMIEYGPTAILNMLNDNKEKLVKILPKNRLTSRIALKHALITTAAELFEETFEIRLSVEEIIQMLIDQEQESMTEREMAPKFYNQLRQYIIQYRKNFKIQDKPSLQYQEIWGRIETRSGKTYCYILPVIFNKIAKEFNFTDTRILLNELKTMDVLMHDKNKSQKKKLIFSKDEVQLREELTGKEGFAEKGDYTICIVYGEELFNELVS comes from the coding sequence ATGGCAATCAGGAAAGTAAGACGACCTGTTAAGACAGTTGAAAAAGAACCACTTCCAAAAAGAGAGTTAGAAGGGGAAGAAAATAAAGAGATCCCAATGCGTCAAATTCAAACAGAAGATGTAACAGAATTTCCTTATAAAATTGAAGGGGAAAATTTGATGATTTGGGAAGCAAATGAGAAAAAATATCATCCTATTTGTAAGGCTGTTAAGATAAATCGAATTAGTAGGAATCTTGAAACAAAAGACATAGATTTAGAAATTGCCTTTTGGGCTTATGACAGGTGGGAAACTATTGCTATAAATCGAGGGGAACTGAATAAGAGAGACTTAAAGAAATTAGTTTCAAAAGGGATGGATATCATACAAGACTCCCAAGTTTCCCATGTATTTTCATTCCTAAGTAAACAAGAGAAACAGATAAAGCCAGCCAATATCCATACAGGTATTGGTTGGGATCTAGTAAATGGTGAATTAGTATATAAACATTTCACAATTGTTGGAACATCAAATCAGTCAACCTATGCTGGAGAATTAAATATAAGGCCCGTAGGCTCTTACAATGATTACAAAAGTCTATTAATTCGTGAGGCTATAGGCTATGCACCGCTGGAATTGGCAATTTGTTTAGGGATCTCTTCTTTAATAATTGGGATGCTAAATTGCGCTGGTGTTGCAGAACTAGATACTTTATGGGTTCATTTACCTGGAAGAACCACAACGGGGAAGACAACCGCTGCGATGTTATATACCTCAACTGCAGGTTCCCCAAGTATAAAAGATAAAGGCGGCTTAGTACAGTCATTCAATGGCACAAAAAATGCATTGTCCAATAGTTTGATAGGAAACAATGGAGTTCCTATTGCTTTTGATGAGTTTTCTATGAACGATATGAGTTCGGAAGCTTTGAGCTCATTCTCGTATGAGGTTTCCCAAAATCGTGGACGCCTAAGATTAAGTAAAGAATCCGAGAGAAAAGACCCTGGATCATGGAGCACTACTGTCATGTCTACTGGTGAAAATTCCATTATTAGTAGGTTAAATCAGAATGAAGGATTGAGGGTAAGGCTGTTTGAATTCCCTAGAATACAGTGGACTAAAAATGCAGAAAATGCTGACCGTCTGAAAAAGGGTCTTTTAAATAATTATGGGTTCATTGCTCCGATTATCGCTAAAAAGATGATTGAATATGGTCCCACAGCAATTCTTAATATGCTGAACGATAACAAAGAAAAGCTTGTGAAAATTTTACCGAAAAATAGGCTTACTTCAAGAATAGCTCTAAAACATGCCTTAATCACAACTGCCGCTGAACTCTTTGAAGAAACATTCGAGATAAGGCTATCTGTGGAAGAGATTATTCAGATGTTGATTGACCAAGAACAAGAGTCAATGACTGAAAGAGAAATGGCTCCTAAATTTTATAATCAACTAAGGCAGTACATCATACAGTACAGAAAGAATTTCAAAATCCAAGACAAACCTTCTCTTCAATATCAAGAGATATGGGGGAGAATTGAAACTCGAAGCGGGAAAACCTACTGTTATATTCTCCCTGTTATTTTCAATAAAATTGCAAAAGAATTCAATTTTACTGACACAAGGATACTCTTAAATGAACTGAAAACCATGGATGTTCTCATGCACGATAAAAACAAGTCACAAAAAAAGAAGCTTATTTTTTCCAAGGATGAGGTTCAACTTCGAGAAGAACTAACGGGTAAAGAGGGATTTGCTGAAAAAGGCGATTACACTATTTGTATTGTTTATGGGGAAGAGCTATTCAATGAATTAGTAAGTTGA